TCCAATCGCGTCGACCCGCATCAGCCCGCGAACCGTATCGACCGCGTCCGCCTCGTCGAGATTCTCGATCGTGGCGAGATGCTGGTAGATGCAGTCCGCCAATTCAGGCCGCTGCGTACGGAGATAACACTCGGCCAACCGGCACTGTGCCGTCGCCGAGAGAGGCAAGAGAATCGCAGCGATTTCAAACGCTTGCGCCGCCAACGGCAAGTTGCCGAGGTCGAAATGAATCTGTCCAGCCAACTGCCAGCAACGCCCATCGGCGTCCCACTGGTCCCGAGTTTGACTCAGAACATGCAGGGCCTGGTTGGTGCGTCCCTGACGAAACAGTTCGACGGCAAGCGCGTAATAGTCCACCATTCTCTCCTTTTCGTGCCGAAGCCAGCGGTTGCGGCAGCCCGAGCAAATCAGGCGACCGCAGCGAGCCAGCCGAGTTCGCCGCACTGGGCAAATCCGGACGGTCCTTCCAGCAGGGCTGGCTCCCAGTTTCCAAAACCGGGCTGGCTGGCAGCTGAAATGATAGTGAGTCTCAATAGCTGTAATGATACCGGCGGCGGTGGATTGCGTCAACAGATTGGTGACGAGAAATGCCCAAATCAACGTATCCGCTTAGAGAGTAAAGAGTTATCTAAGGAGTCGGTGATGATGGCGGACTGATAATTAGCGTAGTAAGTTCGGGCGACCGTCCATCGGTAGCATGGTAGAGGGCTCGAACAGTCGCTTTAAGTGTGATTCAACTGGCCGAAAGCGATTCTTTCCCAATCCATTCGTGCCGGATCCCCTTCATCAACAGGGCAGAGTCAAACTCGATCGTTCCGCCGGGAAAAAGACGGCGATCGTCGAAGTAGCTCGACTCGACCCGCTCGATCCTTAGCGGCTGGACTTTCCAACCAAAGGATCGCAGCTCTAGGCCGTCGAACTCGTTCGGTTTCGTCCCGTCCGAGTAGCCAAGGCAGCCAGCCTCGAAAAAGTTGGACGCTTCTTGAAGCGACGAGAAGACGGAATTGCGCGGTAGCTCCGCCGCAATCGCTCCTTGGACTGCAATCTGGATCTGGTGATCATCGCTATGGACGTCAAGGCTGTAAGAATCATCTCGCTCGTTGACGTCGAATTGAGCGAGATGATGCACGCCTGGGAACAGTC
This sequence is a window from Blastopirellula retiformator. Protein-coding genes within it:
- a CDS encoding DUF2071 domain-containing protein; translation: MQIPTIQGTIDRRILVNYRVAPDTLAKALPPPFRPQLVNGFGMAGICLIRLKNVTPKFLPSFCGISSENAAHRFAVEWDQAGQTSQGVYIPRRDTSSWLNALVGGRLFPGVHHLAQFDVNERDDSYSLDVHSDDHQIQIAVQGAIAAELPRNSVFSSLQEASNFFEAGCLGYSDGTKPNEFDGLELRSFGWKVQPLRIERVESSYFDDRRLFPGGTIEFDSALLMKGIRHEWIGKESLSAS